The Eriocheir sinensis breed Jianghai 21 chromosome 21, ASM2467909v1, whole genome shotgun sequence genome includes the window GCGGTCGTGCTGAGGTTGATGATTTTGACTGTCCCGCCGCCCAACGAGGCGGGCACCGAGGCATCCCACCCCTCATACTTCTCCAGGAACATCCTGAACGGGGTCTCCGCCGCGAACTTGATGATGATCTTGTTGACCCTCACGAACTGAATGCCAACCACTGTCTCCGACTTCACCCCGAGTGTGCCAAATATAAAGGACAAGACGCTCTCGTAGGCGACATTTTGGTTGGAGAATAATAGACCGAGCGACTGTCGCCTGTGCAGAGGGATGACGGGCGCTGCCTCAGCCATCATCGACCCAAGCAAACTCAGCCTCACGCACGTCACCCGTAGATCATGAAAGTGAGCGTGTGTATGTTTGCTGCTTGTCGGCTCCTCTCAAGGCTGAGCTGATATCTAAAGAAAGCACTGAAACCGCGTGTCCTCTGCTGGCTGAACGGTGCAAATGACAGCCGCGGCGGTGTGGGTGACGCATATACGTGCGGCGCGGAGCAGGTGGCGCTGATAGAGCTTGGGTTGTAAATGGGGCGTTGACCGATGATTGTGGGCTTCCGCAGCCTATCTCAGCATCTCGCGTGGGAACGTGTGTGGCCAATTTCATGATGGTGGAAGTGCCCCTTGTGTATGGTCTAGTGTTAGCAAAAGTGGGCCCTTGCGTCTGGTCTTTATTAACTAGACCATTCCCCCCAAAGTTTCATGTTTTAAAAATAATGATACGGTCCTACTTTGAGCAACAAAAAACGTGAAAAGGAAAATGAGCTGAAATTTGGGGTAAGGTACGCCTATCTTTGCCAGATATGATAATACAATGGATGATACTTGAGATAGAGAGGGACCGAATGTTTAAAAGAATAAAGCATTGTTATTAATCAGTTATAACCAACAGCAACCATGCCCACCCGTCGATTTGAATTCATTTCTCAGATTTAGCATTTTATGATAACCGAAATACTTCTAATAAATCCGGGAGGGCGCGCGTAATGGGGTCCCAAATTAACCAGTTATGTAATTACAAAGTATTTTCATCGTTCATCCCTGTCGCTGGTCAACTTTGTATCCGCCTTCAGTCGTTTGTAATTTCTTCTTCTTACGATTGTTTTCCACTTAACATTGACCATTGTCTTACGGCGTCGCTCTTTGTCTACATTTTTTTTGTGTCCACCAAGATGCTGCATTTCTATATAACTTGTTTAAGTCTGTCTCTCACAACATACTAAAAATAGACGTcatatattgataataataacaataataataataatgataataataatagtaataataataataataatgatgatgatgatgatgataataataataatagcgccTAGGACCTTCAGAAGACTAGATCCACCACTGGCTATCATAAATTTCCCCTTGCCGCTGAGTGTGTACACGCTTCTCCCCTCCTGTGCGCGGCAGGGACGGTGCTGTCGTCGTGCGAGGTGGTGCCCGGCGACGTGGTGCTGGTGGGCGCGGACACGGGGCGGCTGGAGGTGGACGCCGTGCTGCTTCAGGGCACCGTCATCACCAACGAGGCCATGCTCACGGGGGAGTCCCTGCCCGTCACCAAGGTCAGGACAACACGTCATATGAATATTTATATTAGATAGATTAATAAATTGAATAAGCAAATAaaactaatactaataaaaaacaGTTAAGTAGATAATTAATGTAAAAATATgaattgctgctgctactaccaagGATCAAaggctaccactactactactactactactactactactactactactactactactactactactactactaataataataataataataataataataataataataataataataataataataataataataataataattatatctactactaccattatagctactactactactactactactactactactactactactactactactactactactactactaataataataataataataataataataataataataataataataataataatattaataataataataataataattctatcTACTACTTCCattatagctactactactactcctactagtATAACTCATTActttaaataaatttataaaGAACAAATTATTGAAGAAAGAAACACGTATAATGACCGTGACTAGattacctttattttctttctgatgTGACAAGCAAAAATAAGAAACACTCGGCTATCGCTCGTAAAGACAGCGAGATAGTGGCGATAAGGGAGcccggggagaggaggaggaggaggaggaggaggaggagcaatgggTGAATCAACAGCGACAGACGTGGACATGTGGACACGACCTGCTCCTCGATAGGGCGGTGTGATCCAGGCGGAGGCATGTTTTGattatacacacaaacaaacatgccAAAGAGTAGCGGTTCAAAACAACCGCTCACGTGCCTGCAaacagaattattattattattaccattattattattatttgtagtagtagtagtttttgtagtagtagtaatagtaatagtagtagtagtagtgctagtagTAGTCACGATGTGAAGTCAGGTTGGAGTCCGAAACCGAGGAATCGGCTACTTTTGGAGTCAGGGTCGGAGTCGATAAAAATAAGTCAGGGTCGGAGCCGATAATAATAAGTCAGGGTCGGAGTCGATAAAATTATCTTCGACTCTGACCCTTTGCGTGATCCATTCTCGCGTAAAGTAGGTACTTGGGTGCACTGCAAGGCCAGTGTTGACACTACGTGGGAAATTCCCATAAACTTGTGGGAGATATTAGCTTTTGTGAGAATTCCTCCTCAACGACATTTCAAGCAAGCAATCTGTGGAAATTCTTTTGTGTGTGAATATTGATTTATGGATTTTTTTATGGAAATGCTTAATATCGTGATATTTTGCATGAATTAATTTGTAGATCACTGTGGTAGCGTACTATGGACGATGTCACAGAAGACGTACCCAACGACCCGTGACGTCCTGTACCGGACGAGTCTGAGAGGGAATCGAAGCAGAGttggagtcgcaaccttaaaaatTCCCAGGAGTCGGAAGTTTTTAAATCCGTCTCCACACCccttatattattatatattattattaatatattagtggagagggggaggaaattgcgtaggagagggaggaagaggtggagaaacgtacagtagttgtagtaagagcagtaatattattatcattataataataataataatgataataataataataataataataataataataataatgataatgatgataataataataataataataataataataataataataataataataataataataataataataataataataataataataatcatatcgacaacaacaacaacaacaacaacaacaacaacaacaacaacaacggtagcagtagtagtagtagtagtagtagtagtagtagtaggtggtattagtagtatatggagtagtagtagtagtagtagtagtagtagtggtggtggtaatattaaattatgtaatgGCCCCGAAACGCGGATAGAACCCAAAAGACGTCATATACCCCGGGGATTCTCTTGACTTTACGTTAAATTTTTCGCTCCCTCGCCTCTAGGGCCCGTGTTCGAGTCTCGGGCAGAATGCTTGGAAAAGAATTATCATCCAGAATACTAGGTGAATTTATCGTGTTGCGTGACACTGAGATGTCGTGTGTGATGATGTGAAGTCCCTCCTAGTATTATTGTTCCAAATATGCCATTTTCTTTTTAAGTTCCTGAGTTTACAACTTGACCCTAACAATTACAAACGAAATCTGGCAAGATACCCCATAGAATGAATGTAAGTCTCATATCCAAGTTTGTCGTTTCCTCAACTCGGCAAAGAAGGCCCAATACTGCTCCGTTTTATGATGAAGAAAATGCCAGTATAGGTGAAATGAAGATCAGCAAAGTGTGTGTTGCAGGTAAGCGTACCAATGGGAAGCGACGCTCTCTTCTGCGAGGAGGAGCACAAGCACCACCTCCTGTACAGCGGGACCCAGGTGCTGCAGGTGCGGGGCGCCGAGGAGCTCCGCGCCCTCGTCATCTACACAGGTGAGGGTGGTGGACGAAAGGAGAACTGAGGTGCGAATAGTGCTTGCGGCCTACTTCGGTGTTTGTAGTCTACGGCAATGTTCTTCAAACTTTTTTCTTACTGCGACCCAGTTTTATTTGTGTGCTTTGTTGATTCCCGTTTTACAAGGCGAGTAGAGTCTGTTAGTTAGGTGATCAGATAAGTTCAGGTCAGGCCATGCATGTAAAGAAGCTGCGGTCTGTAATGTACGGTTTACACCAAACCCACCCCCTCAgacctgacctcaccttaccTGCATGAATACCGGACTACCTGGCCCTACACAGCCATGTAAAGGGAGGCTCAACAAAATACCGGTGACAATCGTTGTATGCTTTATTGCGATTCTGCTGAGGCTCCAAGAAGTAAATTTCGCGTAACTGATTTTTTTCCATAAGAATTCGTGTTAGGTCATGGGGAGTAGTTGTCATTAATGTAAGAAGAATAATGTATGAGATCTGAGATAGATAAGAGGTTTTTGCATCGCATTCCATATATATGTGTAATTTTAACTCGGGTAAATGTAGAGGTGCCGTCATAGTTCCATAGCCTTGAATTTTCTTATAGGTAACAAATGAGGAGGATGTGTATCATGATTGGTAATATAATATTTAGTTGACGTGTGTGTTGCTTTGCTTCAATGTACTGAATCACGCTTCACCTCTACAAGGCTTCTACACCGCGCGGGGAGAGTTGGTGCGCTCCATCCTCTTCCCGAAGCCCACTGACTTCCACTTCTACAGCGACTTGATGAAGATGCTGTCCGTCTTCCTGCTCCTCGGGTTTGCCGCCATGGGCTGGAGCATCTACAAGTGGATCATGTTCGGGGTTTGTCACCTTCAAGATTTTCCATTCTCAAAGTTACTGTGTTGATTTCAAACTTCCATTTATACCTGTCCTTGTGAACACAGTTTTCTTCAGTCATAaatactattatatatatatatatatatatatctatatatatctatttatatatatatatatagatatatatatatagatatagagagagagagagagagagagagagagagagagagagagagagagagagagagagagagaaatagatagatagacacatagataaatagatgagaaCAGTTTTAAATTAACTTACAAGAAATGATTGTTGCATATGGATGATGCttacaaaaaaaaatctccatATTATATACTGTATTTTGGTAGATGACTTTAGATTAAATAAACATTTAAAGAACATATAAACAGGCAATTCATGGTAAGGAAGATATCATTGAAAAATGCTTTTCTTTGGAGTCAAAGATGACACtgaaaatggaaggggaaggtaaaaagagaagagaccAAAATCAGGTTGCAGGGGATATTGAACCAAAGAGGATCTTGAAGTAATACGCTGTATGGAAGCAGACTTATAGGACCAAGCAAGTTAAGAAACTTTGATCAGAAATGATGACCCCACATAATATAGTAGTAAGAAAAACAAAGGCAGTGAGGAAATCAATATAGTCATATAGAACTATGAACAGAGTTactcttttcctatttctgtcATGGTGTCAGCGTCACAGAGGGTGTGTAGAGGCATTATGTTGTCACACAGAGTTCCTGGTCCACCACGCTCCTCTTCTCGCTGGATCTGGTGACCTTTGTGGTGCCACCGGTGCTGCctgccaccatcaccgccataaATGTGATGGCACAGCAAAGACTTAAGCGGCAGCAggtcttctgtctctcctccaatTACATCTCCCTCTCAGGCTCCGTGGATGTGGTGTGCTTTGACAAGGTCTGTGCTACTCATGTTTTAATGTGATGTTACTCTTTTACAATAATGGCTAGAACAACCTGGAGATGTGGAGGCCTGAGACTCAGAAATCTGTAAAGGTGATAGGTTTATCACCTATTAAATACTGTATCTAACATATGTATtcactgtttatttttttgtttaggtGCCTTAAGGTAACAGTCCTATTAAACCCTCTTAAACTCAGCCCTGTGGCCATATatgttttttattcatatatatgtATAGCCTACATAAATACCCATGAATACTATAACAGATTGACTGCATATGAAACAACCAATGCACATAGAACAAAAAATGTCCTACTCTATAGACTGGGACCCTGACTGAGGAAGACCTATCCCTGGCTGGGGTGATGAAGGCTTCGGGGCGAGACTTTAGCCAGCCACAAGAAAATCTGACAACTCTACCCCCTAGTGAACCACTGACCAAGGCCCTGGCCACCTGCCACTCCCTTGCCCTCATTGATGGCAAGCTCACTGGCCCACCGCTGGATGTGAAAATCTTTGCTGGTTTAGGTTGGGTATGAAAGTTCCTTTGGtcttggtatttatttatttttatggcaAAAGAGTCATGCCaagggtaaaaaaacaaaaataaaagcttACAACATGCTGCTCCTATTAAAGAATACAGAAAAAAGTGCTGCCAAAAGGTAGATCAATGATGGTTAGAAAAATGTCTTGATTTTATTTgattcatctttattattttagAGAGTATGCACATATAAACAGTTAACCAAAGACAacaattgaaaatatatattatcattaccatcttcAGCCATTACTGTTTACTAGTCCCTTGGAGGATAAAGGCTGCCCCAACGTCCTTCATTATTCCCTACTTGATGCTAATGTactcatcctgctctggcaaatgcaCTAATTTAATCTTTCcacctctgtctgccctgacttctacaatttctgggttgctactctgttactttggttgtccatctgttatctACTCTATATGTGATTGTTATGACCTGCCCAAGTTAATTGCTTGTTTCTCATTATTAGAATATATTTAACCTTTGTGTGGTTCCTATCTTTCAGAATATATTCGGTattttttatctccattcctaTGTGGTCTTTTGTGTTAAACATTTAGAAGAAGCAGTGGCATTTCTACTTTTACAGTTTTAATAATTTCTATAGGCTTTCAAATAGAATTTCCCTACATAATATTTTGGCATGAACAGAATCTGCAAGAACCAGAGGCAGTTGTGAATCCAGACTATGGGACAGTTGCCCCAGTCCTGGTCCAGCCACAAGCATTAGGGGATGGAGACCCTCAGGAGCACGAGTTGGCCATCCTCAAGACCTTCCCGTTTGAGTCTCGGGAGCAACGCATGACGGTGGTGGTCAAGGCCAGGAAGAGCAGCATCATGGAGGTGTTCATCAAGGGAGCTCCAGAAAGAGTGGCAACACTCTGCAAAGAGGAAACAGGTCTGTCACAATCATTTTATAACTCTTGCTTTGTTGATGTGTTGTTTGAAGTTCATGTATTAATGAATGTGTTGATGATATGCCAGTAGCCAATTTCAAACATTTTGCAAATTTATTACTCTGCAgtattttttgtactttttacTTTCTTGAATGTATTGAGTGTATTTATGTATAGATATAGGTATAAAGGTGGATTTGTTTTACATCCACTAAGCATTTTTCATTTCATAAGAATTTTCGTTTTACAAGTAGTGAAAAAGAGACTATCTGCATCCACTTTCCAGTGCCTGGTCTCCTGGAAGCGGCGGTGGGCTGGTACACGCGCCAAGGACTGAGGGTGTTGGCTGTGGCTAGCAATACTCTGGATAGACACACATTGGAACaggttatctgtctatctactatGGTTATTTAAGAATGAGATGCCTTTTGGAAATGCCCATGTAAATGTAATTTTTATCTAAAAGTTGACCTTTCAAAGGGGTGAGTTGAACCCTCTAAATTTGGTCTTAAAATAtccaccccaccccaacccccccaaaaaaaaaaaaatctgacatgTTTATATACAGTGTGTAGCTCCTGGAAACATTTGCTTTGCTGAAGTTGTATTGAGCTATTTGTATTCTGTCAACCCTATAAACCCATAAAACTTCCATGGTGGCAGGTCCAGATTATGCCTCGAGAGGAGCTGGAGAAGGCATCAACGTTTCTGGGCCTGGTGCTGCTGCAGAACAAGCTGAAGCCAGAGACAGCCCCGGTCCTGGCCACCATCCATGAGGCACAGCTCACCTCAGTCATGATTACAGGTACTAGGTAATGACAGTGCTCTTAGCTGTACAATTATTGACCTTTGTGGTGCAATGACTAGCATGCCCAGCAACAAATCTGCTGGTCTGGGTTTGATCCCACCCTGGGCAGTTGGCACCCAGCTTACCCAATTGTTCACTCTCCCTTTTGGGTACATGGAGAATCCTGGgaaagataaactgtggtaacccagatgtcataTTTGCCCTGTATCCCTGGGTAGAGGATTCttacccaccacaagctcaagggccagcgggacggagatgagcactgaggccatgctcaacttagtgtatgcccccagatttttctctacttttaatATAACCCTGATTTATACTGTTTGAAGAGCTATGGAGCACTATTCTTGTTTTAGATTCTTGTTTTTATATGCTGTGCTTCACAGCCATGAGCATCATTTAGTGACATGAGTAGCATTTTGATGTGGAGTTCTCTGCTGCTAAACCTTTAACCCCTCTGCTgtgactggcacggatttggctttcactggtagcctgatagcatatactcccaggtatttctctgcctctgtggtggatagtggagtgtttcccatgtacatggtattggtgtgctggatatcccctcctcccaaggtgcatgactctacatttttcttcactgaattgtagcagccacttgttgtttcattcctgtagcttggtgatgacttcttgtaggaaatccacatccaaggggttaagtTCATCTTGCTCACAATGAAAGTGCCTGGAAAGTTGAAAATGTAAAATAATTGTATCAGTAAGGTATATATAATAGTAAAGACCAGCATTAAATATTCCTTCAGGGGACAACCTGCAGACGGCCATGTGTATAGCCAGGCAGAGTGGTCTTGTGCCACCCGGCCACCAGATCATCATTGTCAAGGCTGTGATGGAGGCAAGCTCGGCCAAAGCAGCTCAGCACCTCAAAGTTTATTACTATGATGCAGACACAAGCAGGGGATTCAGTGGTCAGGTAGTGTAATACATACTAGTGTAAAAGTAATTTTTTCAACCAATTTCTTAAGCCAGTTTTGAAGAGTTGACTTTACTTTGATACTGTATTTGTGgtgggttactactactactactactactactactactactactactactgagttTTCTGTAATATAATGAAAACCTAaatatttgtattgatatattTGGTTTCAACAAAGTATTTTTTGTGTTGTCTCCTTAGCAGAAGTTTATACCCGTGAGGAATGACAACTACACGATGGCCACGGATGGAGAAACCTTTGACCTGCTCGCCAGTGCCCAGGACAAGACCGTGTTTTACCGAGTGCTGCACAAGGGCCGCATATTTGCCAGAATGAAGCCGGACCAAAAGATCACGGTGGTGGAAACTCTGCAAGACCTTGGGTAATAATTATGTATAATGCCATAATTCATTAACACCAAGATGCCAAAagtgtattgatatatatattagtgAATATCCATGGACACATGAAGAAGTGACTAAATATATAAGTTATGTTTATGAGCATCAAGAGCACAAAAGTATATAGTGGTTCATAAAGAAATAACATTCATTTACTTGGAGAATAATATATGATACTGTACTTTTAAATAACAACATATGATGTCGTTTCTTTGAGCTGCAATCATGCTATGAAATAGTTGTGTATGCAATAAATACACTTAATACagtgattgttttttttcatttcagtcatCAAGTAGCAATGTGTGGTGATGGCTGCAATGACTGTGGGGCTTTAAAGGCAGCAGATGCTGGGATCTCCCTGTCATCAGCAGAGGCATCGGTGGCTGCTCCCTTCACATCCCGCAAGGAAAGCATTACTTGCATACCTGTGCTGATCCAGGAGGGAAGAGCTGTGCTGGTTTCCCTCTTCTGCACCTTCAAGTATAATGTGACAGCCTGCTTTGGTGCGCTCATCTGTGTCATGTGGAATTTTGAGGTACGTCACCGTTCCATCACTATTTTTTTACGCATGTAAGAGATTGCTTATGGGAAaaacaaactttaaaaaaatctcCAAACATATTGCTCCATCAAGAAAGAAATACTTGAAGAAACCAAGACACCGATCAAATATAGTTCCAGAGGTTGTTCAATTCTGAATTTCCCATTTGTTTGAAATGCAGAGTGAATGATAGACACTGGTTTTCATATACAATGCTGATGAAATTACAACTGAACTTTTTTTGTAGcagtgtatttatttgatactatGAGAAATATCATAAACAGAAGGAGCTATTAATGTTTTATATACCAAAGAATGAACTGAACCACATAAAGCCTTTCATACAGAAGATGGGGAAAAAATAAAGTCTGATGGTGGGTAAACTTTACTTTCCTGGGTAATAAAACAAATGGCAAACCCCTGCACCATGTCACAGTGCTGCTCTGGCAgttaacgaaataaataaatatatatatatatatatatatatatatatatatatatatatatatatatatatatatatatatatatatatatatattagtctcatttccttttaactttccctcctctcatatGGTAAACCAACTCCTTATGTCTAGGAAATGTCCATGACAGCTGTAATGTTAAGTTACTCCCAAGTGTTTATTTCCCTTGCAGGTCCACGCAGAGCCATCAGATGCCCAGTATGTGACAATGGACCTTCTCCTGATGACAATACCACCCCTTGTGATGGGCTGCACAGGGGCAGCTCCTTACCTCACACCCAAGCAGCCCCAGCAACGCATCCTCAGCTTCCTGCCATCagcctccttgttttccttccttggcCTCCAGGCCTTGGTGTACTGGGGGATGTACACTTACCTCAGCATGCAGCCATGGTACTGCACATTTTTGTTATGATACAGTAGGCCCCTGAATATCACAAGAATCTGGTGGATACATAAACTTGCATTATTTGCTACATGTAACCTACAGGCAGCATTGCTCGACTTTTCGTCATGTAAATCTGTTTCTCATTCTGTTTCATTTTGTTTAGCTTAGTTTTAAATTTGTGGATGTTACTTGCCCCTAGCACCCCCACATCCAATTCATTCCAGGCATCAGTAGCTACTTCTATTGGAAGCTAAATTTAAGCTAAATATCTTGACATTATTTCTGCAACTAATTTTCTTTTAACTTGTACTCATGACACCCTGTTCTTCCACTTACTTCAACCAGAATGGCAGTATTCAAGCCAATTCACGCACACCACTCCATTTAG containing:
- the LOC127001571 gene encoding polyamine-transporting ATPase 13A3-like isoform X1: MFWETRATGHRLNIGTKEELEVTGYTSDKVKFGLTVAATVLSGGLLLLLLTWRPSIKLALTHRRCALKDAQTLLVRDIYDQLWEEEVVREGEQMHFINRKLKYVWDDAACTFVRLRTTEHTPTFSTFHNGAAGFTGNEAARRLHLFGENFMKIEVLSVWQLLVQQAVNPFYIFQAFTVVLWCVQEYFIYSACIVALSLISIFLMVWETRRQSRALRETVTSQSKVAVVRDGQRTVLSSCEVVPGDVVLVGADTGRLEVDAVLLQGTVITNEAMLTGESLPVTKVSVPMGSDALFCEEEHKHHLLYSGTQVLQVRGAEELRALVIYTGFYTARGELVRSILFPKPTDFHFYSDLMKMLSVFLLLGFAAMGWSIYKWIMFGSSWSTTLLFSLDLVTFVVPPVLPATITAINVMAQQRLKRQQVFCLSSNYISLSGSVDVVCFDKTGTLTEEDLSLAGVMKASGRDFSQPQENLTTLPPSEPLTKALATCHSLALIDGKLTGPPLDVKIFAGLGWNLQEPEAVVNPDYGTVAPVLVQPQALGDGDPQEHELAILKTFPFESREQRMTVVVKARKSSIMEVFIKGAPERVATLCKEETVPGLLEAAVGWYTRQGLRVLAVASNTLDRHTLEQVQIMPREELEKASTFLGLVLLQNKLKPETAPVLATIHEAQLTSVMITGDNLQTAMCIARQSGLVPPGHQIIIVKAVMEASSAKAAQHLKVYYYDADTSRGFSGQQKFIPVRNDNYTMATDGETFDLLASAQDKTVFYRVLHKGRIFARMKPDQKITVVETLQDLGHQVAMCGDGCNDCGALKAADAGISLSSAEASVAAPFTSRKESITCIPVLIQEGRAVLVSLFCTFKYNVTACFGALICVMWNFEVHAEPSDAQYVTMDLLLMTIPPLVMGCTGAAPYLTPKQPQQRILSFLPSASLFSFLGLQALVYWGMYTYLSMQPWFEPFTETEHAWPPTPNYENTTFMLICYYFLVIGSFVFSHAGPFLKPFFTNYALTAYMVLATTFCIFITFYTGSWCVDLLNFKVYPEAGFAGMLFFIMCICLVVSFTWERWFLYWGLEDYVLPLLSGLCGRKPLHAKIEKELQENKEWPVLSEAPYEPGVEMYDSDEKVFDDESLGAENYQSGDDDVGPFGRQLTRRHRFNATVVHVPKKSDSDSEAATTPSTLPAPHTFGEQEPLIAQGSDGYRDPWDSRPASEERDQKQRFNMSVRHQIMKGTGGGFRTFKGSIKSQAAVEEGDAQPYEVIPLSNYDDHPQEAIYSTISEVGPDDYKEPYAATGVPVQENRQETVENEVYRDSATAEKLSKQFLYDVPKPVKPVEQPYSPLPKDASQALPPPPPHTPTEDEAQQQFGDPSC
- the LOC127001571 gene encoding polyamine-transporting ATPase 13A3-like isoform X2, whose product is MFWETRATGHRLNIGTKEELEVTGYTSDKVKFGLTVAATVLSGGLLLLLLTWRPSIKLALTHRRCALKDAQTLLVRDIYDQLWEEEVVREGEQMHFINRKLKYVWDDAACTFVRLRTTEHTPTFSTFHNGAAGFTGNEAARRLHLFGENFMKIEVLSVWQLLVQQAVNPFYIFQAFTVVLWCVQEYFIYSACIVALSLISIFLMVWETRRQSRALRETVTSQSKVAVVRDGQRTVLSSCEVVPGDVVLVGADTGRLEVDAVLLQGTVITNEAMLTGESLPVTKVSVPMGSDALFCEEEHKHHLLYSGTQVLQVRGAEELRALVIYTGFYTARGELVRSILFPKPTDFHFYSDLMKMLSVFLLLGFAAMGWSIYKWIMFGSSWSTTLLFSLDLVTFVVPPVLPATITAINVMAQQRLKRQQVFCLSSNYISLSGSVDVVCFDKTGTLTEEDLSLAGVMKASGRDFSQPQENLTTLPPSEPLTKALATCHSLALIDGKLTGPPLDVKIFAGLGWNLQEPEAVVNPDYGTVAPVLVQPQALGDGDPQEHELAILKTFPFESREQRMTVVVKARKSSIMEVFIKGAPERVATLCKEETVPGLLEAAVGWYTRQGLRVLAVASNTLDRHTLEQVQIMPREELEKASTFLGLVLLQNKLKPETAPVLATIHEAQLTSVMITGDNLQTAMCIARQSGLVPPGHQIIIVKAVMEASSAKAAQHLKVYYYDADTSRGFSGQKFIPVRNDNYTMATDGETFDLLASAQDKTVFYRVLHKGRIFARMKPDQKITVVETLQDLGHQVAMCGDGCNDCGALKAADAGISLSSAEASVAAPFTSRKESITCIPVLIQEGRAVLVSLFCTFKYNVTACFGALICVMWNFEVHAEPSDAQYVTMDLLLMTIPPLVMGCTGAAPYLTPKQPQQRILSFLPSASLFSFLGLQALVYWGMYTYLSMQPWFEPFTETEHAWPPTPNYENTTFMLICYYFLVIGSFVFSHAGPFLKPFFTNYALTAYMVLATTFCIFITFYTGSWCVDLLNFKVYPEAGFAGMLFFIMCICLVVSFTWERWFLYWGLEDYVLPLLSGLCGRKPLHAKIEKELQENKEWPVLSEAPYEPGVEMYDSDEKVFDDESLGAENYQSGDDDVGPFGRQLTRRHRFNATVVHVPKKSDSDSEAATTPSTLPAPHTFGEQEPLIAQGSDGYRDPWDSRPASEERDQKQRFNMSVRHQIMKGTGGGFRTFKGSIKSQAAVEEGDAQPYEVIPLSNYDDHPQEAIYSTISEVGPDDYKEPYAATGVPVQENRQETVENEVYRDSATAEKLSKQFLYDVPKPVKPVEQPYSPLPKDASQALPPPPPHTPTEDEAQQQFGDPSC